Below is a genomic region from Paraburkholderia phenazinium.
CTGGCGGGACCAACCCGGCGCCTAATAAAAGGCCGGGCCGCCCCAAGTATTTCGCCCTCTCGAGGGGCCTGGCGCGAAGCGGCAGGTTGGGCGGCACTCTCAAGGCACGCACTCTCTTCATCAACAATGATCTTTGAACGCTCCCTCCAGCGCGAACTCGCGTACACGGCTGGTGCCGTGTTCATGGTTCTCCTCACGCTCGTGCTGACGACGATGATGATCCGGATCGTCGGCTTCGCGGCCTCCGGGGAAATCGATCCACGCGACGTGCTGGTCCTGATCGGCCTGACGGTGATCGGCTATCTGGCCATCATGCTGGTCGCGACCCTGTTCGTGTCGATCCTGTTCGTTCTGACGCGCTGGTACAAAGACTCGGAAATGGTCGTCTGGCTAGCCTCGGGCGTGAGTCTCACGCGCTTCATCCGGCCGATCGGCGTGTTTGCGACGCCTATCATCATCCTCATCATGTTCTTCGTGTTCGTCGGCTGGCCGTGGTCGAACCAGCAGAGCAAGCTGATCCGCGCGCGCTTCCAGCAGCGCGACGAGGTCTCGCTGCTCGCGCCGGGCCAGTTCCGCGAATCGGCCGTGAGCCACCGGGTGTTCTTCATCGAGAAGATGTCGCCTGACCAGTCGCGCGTCGAGAACGTGTTCGTGACCAGCACGGAAAACGGCAAGGTCAACGTGGTGGTGTCGAAGACGGGCCATACCGAGACGCACAAGAACGGCGACCGCTTCGTCGTGCTTGAAAACGGCCGCCGTTACGACGGCGAGCCGGGCAAGCCGGATTTCCGCATCATGGAATTCGAACGGTACGGCGTGAAGATCCAGAGCCAGCCGGTGGTCAACGTCCCGACCACTACCGGCACGCCGACGCTGGAACTGCTGCGCAACCCGACCAAGGACAACCTCGCCGAATTCGCGTGGCGCGCGGGCTTGCCGCTGATTGCGATCAACCTGATGCTGCTGGCCATCCCCCTCGCCCACCAGAACCCGCGGCGCGGCCGCACCCTCAATCTGGTGATGGCGGTGCTGATTTATCTGACGTATTCGAATCTTCTGAACGTGGTGCAGTCGTGGGTCGAGCAAGGCAAGATGTCGTTCCCGGTGGGGCTGATTGGGCTGCACGTCATCGTGGCGGGGATTGTGGCGTTTATTTTCTGGCTGCGCGTGCGCAATCGGCCGCTGTTTTCGCGGGCGATGTTCCACCGTTCGTCGCAGGGAGCCTGACCGATGCGGATCTATGAAAAGTACTTCGCGAGTCAGGTCTACCTTACGTTTCTCTTCGTCCTGTTTGCGTTTTCGGGTCTGTTCTTCTTTTTCGACCTGATCAACGAACTGAACTCGGTGGGTCACGGCAACTACAAGTTCCAGTATGCGGTGCTGCGGGTGGCGCTGCAGACGCCGTCGCGCTTCTACGAAATCATTCCGGTGGCCGCGCTGATCAGCTCGATCTACGTGTTTGCGCAGATGGCGGCGAACTCGGAGTACACGATTTTCCGGGTATCGGGTCTCGCGACGAATCAGGCGCTGCGTTCGCTGCTGAAGATCGGCATTCCGTTGGTGTTCCTCACTTACGTGATCGGCGAAGTGGTCGGGCCTTATACGGATCAGTTGTCCGAACGGGTGCGGCTGGAAGCGCTAGGTTCGGCGGTGTCGACCAACTTCGAGTCGGGCGTGTGGGTGAAGGACACGTTGACGGCGCGTGCGGACGGCGAGCAGGTGACGCGTTTTGTGAACGTGGGCAAGCTGCAACCGGACGCGTCGATCACCAATGTGCGCATCTACGAATTCGATTCGAAGTTCCGCCTGTCGAACGTACGGATTGCGGAGAGCGGCAAGTATCAGCCGCCGGGCCACTGGTTGCTGAAGGACGTGACGGATACGCAATTGCTCGACGTGCCGCCGCTGGCGGGCACGCCGAAGGATGCGCTCAATCCGGTCTACCGGGCGAGCCAGACGACCGTGCCGGAGTACTCGTTGCGTTCGGAGCTGACGCCGCAGATTCTGTCGGTGCTGCTGGTGTCGCCGGACAATATGTCGATGTTCAACCTGTTCCGCTACATCCAGCATTTGCAGCAGAACCATCAGGACACGCAGCGGTATGAAATTGCGTTGTGGCGCAAGCTGCTGTATCCGTTTGCGGTGCTGGTGATGCTGGTGCTGTCGTTGCCGTTTGCGTATCTGCATACGCGCGCGGGCGTGGTGGGGGTGAAGGTGTTTGGCGGGATCATGTTG
It encodes:
- the lptF gene encoding LPS export ABC transporter permease LptF — protein: MIFERSLQRELAYTAGAVFMVLLTLVLTTMMIRIVGFAASGEIDPRDVLVLIGLTVIGYLAIMLVATLFVSILFVLTRWYKDSEMVVWLASGVSLTRFIRPIGVFATPIIILIMFFVFVGWPWSNQQSKLIRARFQQRDEVSLLAPGQFRESAVSHRVFFIEKMSPDQSRVENVFVTSTENGKVNVVVSKTGHTETHKNGDRFVVLENGRRYDGEPGKPDFRIMEFERYGVKIQSQPVVNVPTTTGTPTLELLRNPTKDNLAEFAWRAGLPLIAINLMLLAIPLAHQNPRRGRTLNLVMAVLIYLTYSNLLNVVQSWVEQGKMSFPVGLIGLHVIVAGIVAFIFWLRVRNRPLFSRAMFHRSSQGA
- the lptG gene encoding LPS export ABC transporter permease LptG, which translates into the protein MRIYEKYFASQVYLTFLFVLFAFSGLFFFFDLINELNSVGHGNYKFQYAVLRVALQTPSRFYEIIPVAALISSIYVFAQMAANSEYTIFRVSGLATNQALRSLLKIGIPLVFLTYVIGEVVGPYTDQLSERVRLEALGSAVSTNFESGVWVKDTLTARADGEQVTRFVNVGKLQPDASITNVRIYEFDSKFRLSNVRIAESGKYQPPGHWLLKDVTDTQLLDVPPLAGTPKDALNPVYRASQTTVPEYSLRSELTPQILSVLLVSPDNMSMFNLFRYIQHLQQNHQDTQRYEIALWRKLLYPFAVLVMLVLSLPFAYLHTRAGVVGVKVFGGIMLGMSFQLFNTLFSHMGMLNTWPAPLTAATPGLVYLVLGLVGLKWVDRH